The Papaver somniferum cultivar HN1 chromosome 3, ASM357369v1, whole genome shotgun sequence genome includes a region encoding these proteins:
- the LOC113357789 gene encoding alanine--glyoxylate aminotransferase 2 homolog 3, mitochondrial-like, producing MQRLVKSVVTGRKNLKETQRFFSQSAVQKTEEEQNETVLPKMPSFNYIPPPYTGPSAAEILQKRKEYLSPSLFSLYKKPLNIVDGKRQYLFDENGRRYLDAFGGIAVVCAGHCHPDVVEAIVNQAKKIQHSTVMYLNNCIADFAEALAAKMPGDLKVVFFTNSGTEANELAMMIARLYSGCQDIISIRNAYHGNAAGTMGATAQSIWKFNVVQSGVHHALNPDQYRGAFGSDGEKYAKDVQDLIDYGTSGRVGGFISEAIQGVGGIMELAPGYLPAVYSSIKKAGGVTIADEVQCGFARTGDFWGFEAHGVVPDIVTMAKGIGNGIPLGAVVTTPEIAQVLTQRSYFNTFGGNPLCTSAGHAVLKVLEKERLQENARDVGSYMKDRLHALQSKYEIIGDVRGRGLMLGVELVTDRDLKTPAKAETLHIMDQMKEMGVLIGKGGFHGNVFRITPPLCFTKEDADYLVDVMDIIMAKM from the exons ATGCAGAGATTAGTGAAAAGTGTGGTTACAGGAAGGAAAAATCTGAAAGAAACCCAACGATTCTTCTCACAATCTGCTGTACAGAAGACTgaagaagaacaaaatgaaaccgTTCTTCCAAAAATGCCCTCTTTCAATTACATCCCACCACCATATACAGGACCATCAGCTGCCGAGATCTTGCAGAAACGTAAAGAGTATCTTAGTCCTTCACTCTTCTCTCTCTACAAAAAACCA TTGAATATTGTGGATGGGAAGAGGCAATATTTGTTTGATGAAAATGGAAGGAGATATCTTGATGCATTCGGTGGGATTGCAGTTGTTTGTGCTGGACATTGTCATCCTGATGTGGTTGAAGCTATTGTCAATCAAGCTAAAAAGATTCAACATTCTACCGTTATGTATCTAAACAATTGTATTGCCGATTTCGCTGAAGCACTCGCCGCTAAGATGCCCGGAGATCTCAAG GTTGTGTTTTTTACTAATTCAGGAACGGAGGCGAATGAATTGGCTATGATGATTGCGAGGTTGTATAGTGGGTGTCAAGATATTATATCAATTAGGAATGCTTACCATGGAAATGCAGCAGGAACAATGGGAGCTACTGCTCAAAGTATCTGGAAATTCAATGTTGTACAG AGTGGCGTTCATCATGCTTTGAACCCAGATCAGTATAGAGGTGCTTTCGGTTCAGATGGAGAAAAGTATGCGAAAGATGTACAAGATCTTATTGATTATGGAACTAGTGGTCGTGTTGGTGGTTTTATTTCTGAAGCTATACAG GGAGTTGGTGGAATTATGGAATTGGCACCGGGTTATTTGCCTGCTGTGTATAGCAGCATAAAGAAAGCAGGTGGAGTAACTATTGCTGATGAAGTCCAATGTGGGTTTGCTCGAACTGGTGACTTCTGGGGTTTCGAGGCACATGGTGTTGTGCCTGATATAGTGACCATGGCAAAG GGTATTGGAAATGGCATTCCTCTTGGTGCTGTGGTGACCACACCTGAGATAGCACAGGTCTTGACCCAGCGTAGCTACTTCAACACTTTTGGTGGAAACCCTCTGTGTACTTCAGCTGGACATGCCGTCTTGAAAGTACTTGAGAAAGAAAGGCTCCAAGAGAACGCACGTGATGTGGGTTCCTATATGAAAGACCGCCTCCATGCCCTACAGAGCAAATATGAAA TTATTGGGGATGTGAGGGGAAGGGGTTTGATGCTAGGAGTTGAATTAGTAACTGATCGCGACTTGAAGACTCCAGCCAAGGCTGAAACCTTGCATATAATGGACCAGATGAAAG AAATGGGAGTATTGATTGGGAAAGGTGGTTTCCATGGAAACGTATTCAGAATCACACCACCCCTATGCTTCACAAAGGAAGATGCAG ATTATCTTGTGGATGTGATGGATATCATAATGGCAAAGATGTGA